ATCCCCGGCGTCCAAGGACGACGGGGGTCGATGGTCGTGAAGCGGGTGATGGGGGCGGCGCTGCTGGCCGCGGCGCTGCTGGCAGGCGGCGCCACGCCGGCGCAGGCCCAGGGACCGGGCGGCGCCGCCGGCTGCCCGTGGATGGACGCGCGCAAGACGCCCGAGCAGCGGGCCGGCGAGCTCATCGGCGCGATGACGCGCGAGCAGAAGCTCCGGGCGACGACGTACAGCATGCCGCCGTGGCTGACCTGGTTCGGCACCGCCGGCCACGTCGACGGCATCCCGTCGCTGTGCGTCCCGACGCTCGTGCTCAGCGACGCGGGCTCCGGCGTCGCCGGCCTCCAGGTCAACACCACGACGTTCCCCAGCGGCGTCGCGCAGGCCGCGGCCTGGGACCCCGGCCTGGCCAAGCGCTTCGGCAAGGCGCTGGGCGAGGAGGCCTTCGCCAAGGGCATCAACGTCATGCTCGCCCCGGGCATGAACATCGCCCGCCTCGCCAACGGCGGGCGCAACTTCGAGTACCTCGGCGAGGACCCGGTCCTCGCCGGCCAGACCGCGGCGGCGATCGTGCAGGGCATCCAGAGCAACCCGGTGCTCGCGCAGCCCAAGCACTTCGCGCTCAACGAGCAGGAGACCCAGCGCAACTTCGTGAACGTCGACGTCGACGACCGGACGCTGCACGAGGTCTACCTCGCGCCGTTCGAGGCGGCGGTCAAGCAGGGCGGCGCCGGCTCGATCATGTGCTCCTACAACCTCGCGTTCGGCAAGCACGTCTGCGAGAGCGAGAAGCTCCTGACCGGCGTCCTGCGCGACCAGTGGGGCTTCGACGGCTTCGTCACCAGCGACTGGGGCGCGACGCACTCCACGGCCCCGTCGGCCAACGCCGGCATGGACCTCGAGATGCACGCCGCGCCGCCGCAGTACTTCGGCAGCCGCCTGGGCGAGGCGATCGACGCCGGCCAGGTCTCGCCCGAGCGCCTGGACCTGATGCTCAAGCACATCTACGTGCCGATGTTCCGCTTCGGGCTCTTCGACAAGCCGGCGGTCGGCCAGCCCGAGGCGTTCCTCAGCAAGGTCGACTCGCCGGCCCACCGCGCGCTCGCGCGGCAGATGTCCGAGCAGTCCGCGGTCCTGCTCAAGAACGAGGACGACCTCCTGCCGTTCGTGGGCGCCCGCCAGCGGCGCATCGCGGTGGTCGGCAGCGCCGCGAACATCGTCGGCGCGTCGGGCGCCTCGGGCGGCGGCGGCAGCTCGCACGGCTCGGGCGTCCCGCTGCCGGTCAGCCCGCTGCAGGGCATCCGCCGCGCCGCGCGCAGCCACGGCGACCGCGTCACCTACGGCGCGACCGCCTCGTCCGGGGCGGCGGCGGCCAAGCGCGCCGACGTCGCCGTCGTCGTGATCGCCGACACCGCCTCGGAGGGCGCCGACGACCGGACGCTCGACGCCACGCCCGGCCTGTGCGTGACGCTCGTCTGCCTGCCCACGGGCGAGGACCAGAACGCCCTCGTGCGCGCGGTGGCCAAGGCCAACCCGAACACCGTCGTGGTCGTCAACGGCGGTGGTCCGATCTCCATGCCGTGGCTGGGCAGCGTGAAGTCCGTGCTGCACGCGTGGTTCGCCGGGACGGAGAACGGCAACGCGCTGGCCGCGCTGCTCTACGGCGACGCCAACCCGTCGGGTCGCCTGCCGCAGACGTTCCCGCGGTCCCTGGGCGACATGCCGACGACGACGCCCGAGCAGTACCCGGGCGTCGGCGACCAGGTCCGCTACACCGAGGGCCTCGAGGTCGGCCACCGCCACTTCGACGCCAAGGGCATCGAGCCGCTGTTCCCGTTCGGCTTCGGGCTCTCCTACACCTCCTTCGGCTACCGCGACCTGCGCGTGGCCCCCGCTGGCGACGGCGCGAAGGCGACGTTCACGGTCACGAACACCGGCAAGCGAGCGGGCGCCGACGTCGCGCAGGTGTACGTCGCCTTCCCGAAGGCCCTCGGCGCCCCGCCGCGCCAGCTCAAGGGCTTCCGGAAGGTGTCGCTCGAGCCGGGCGAGTCCAGGACGGTGACCGTCGACCTCGACGGGCGCGCGTTCTCGTTCTGGGACAGCCCGAAGCAGGGCTGGACGCGCGCCAAGGGCTGCTACGGCGTCCACGTCGGGAGCTCGTCGCGGTCGCTGCCGCTCAGCGGCGTCGTGCCGATCGCCGGCGCCGCCTGCACGCCCAAGGCCCTGCCGGCGTGCAAGGCCAAGCGGCGCGCGACGACGATCACGCTGCGGGGCGCCCGCGGCGCGCGGCTGCGCCAGGTCGCGGTGTACGTCGACGGCCGGCGCGTGCGCACCCAGCGCGGCGCGCGCCGGAGGGTCCGGCTCGACCTCTCGAGGCGGGCGACGCGCACCACGCGGGTGCGGCTCGTGCTGACGACGGCCAGCGGACGCCGGGTGACCGAGCGGCGGACCTTCCGCGCCTGCCCGACCACCACGTAGCCGCGGCGGCGGCAGCGAAGGTGACCAGCCGGTCAGCTCGCCTGGTACTCTGGGATACCGTGACCGTCGCCGCCGCTCCCGCCACCACCTCGCTGCCCCGTGGACCGCGCCTGCCGGTGCCGGTCCAGACCCTCGCGATGCTCGCCCGCCAGCGCCCCTGGCTCGAGCGCGCGCGCCGGCGCTACGGCTCGGCGTTCCGCATCGGCATCGCCGGCCTGGGCGACGTCGTGATCGTCTCGGACCCCGCACTGGTCAAGCAGGTCTTCCGCGCCCCGGCCGACGTCCTGCACGCCGGCACGCAGAGCCCCCTGCGCCGCGTGCTGGGCCCGAACTCGCTGTTGGGCATCGACGAGGACCAGCACATGCAGCAGCGCAAGCTCCTGCTGCCGCCCTTCAAGGGCCAGCGGATGAAGGCCTACGAGTCGACGATCGCCGACATCACCAACGCGGAGATCGACACCTGGCCCGACGGCGTCGAGCTCACCATGGCCGAGCCGATGCAGCGCATCACGCTGCGGGCGATCCTCCAGGCGGTCTTCGGCGCCCAGGGCGCGCGGATGCACCGCCTCGAGGAGCTCATCCCGCCGTGGACGGCGCTGGGCTCGCGGCTGGCCGGCCTGCCGTTCCTCCAGCGCTACGGCGGCCCGGGCTCGCCGTGGTCGCGGTTCACCGTGCTGCGCGCGCAGATCGACGCGGTCCTCGACGAGCTCATCGCCGTGGCGAAGGCCGACCCCGAGCTCGAGCAGCGCCCCGACGTCCTCGCGCTCATGGTCCAGGCCCGCCACGAGGACGGCTCGCCCATGAGCAACGAGGAGATCCGCGACGAGCTCGTGACGATGATGGCCGCCGGCCACGAGACCACCGCGCATTCGCTGTCGTGGGCGGTCGAGCGGCTCACGCGGCACCCGCACGTCCTCGACCGCCTCGTGGCCGAGGTCGACGCGGGCGGCAAGGCCCTGCGCGAGGCGACGATCCGCGAGGTCCAGCGCACCCGCCCGGTCATCGCCTTCGCCGGGCGCGGCGTGCGCAAGCCCTACGAGCTCGACGGCCACCTGCTGCCGGTCGGCACGCGGATCTTCCTCGCCGCGTGCCTCACGCACTACGACCCGGCGCTCTTCCCGCGCCCCGACGTCTTCGACCCGGACCGCTTCCTCGACGTGGTGCCCGACACCTACTCGTGGATCCCGTTCGGCGGCGGCGTGCGCCGCTGCATCGGCGCGACCTTCGCCCACATGGAGATGGACGTCGTCCTGCGCACGCTGCTGGGGCGCGTGACGCTGCAGCCGACGACCGCCCCCGACGAGCCGTGGCGCTTCCGCGGTGTGGCGTGGGCGCCGGGCCACGGCGGCCGGGTGACCGTCCAGGCGCGGCGCGTGCGCGAGCGGCCCGAGCCCGAGCTCGTCGCGGCGTAGGCTCGCCGCCATGGGCGACACGACGTTCGCGGCGGCGACCGGGACGCTCGGCGGCTACGTCGCCGAGCCCGAGGGCGACGGGCCGTTCCCCGGCGTCGTCGTCGTCATGGACGCCCTCGGCCTCTCCGACGACATCCGCCGCCAGGCCGACCGCCTCGCCGCCGCCGGCTTCCTGGCCTTCGCGCCCGACCTCTACTCCGGTCGCGGCCTCACGTGCGTGATGGCCACGCTCAAGGCCTCGCGCACCGGCAAGGGCCGCGCCTACGAGGACCTCGAGGCCGCCCGGCGCTGGCTGCTGGACCGCGAGGACTGCACCGGCAGGGTCGGCATCATCGGCTTCTGCATGGGCGGGGGCTTCGCCGTGCAGTCCGCGCCGCGCGGGCTCTACGCCGCCGCGTCGGTGAACTACGGGGAGCTGCCCAAGGACCCAGAGGACGCGCTGGCCGGCGCCTGCCCGGTCGTCGGCAGCTACGGCGCTCGCGACCTCACGCTGCGCGGCCGCGCCGACCGCCTGCGCAAGGCGCTGGACCGCCACGGGATCCCCAACGACGTCAAGGAGTACCCCGGCGCCGGCCACTCGTTCATGAACGAGGTCGACACGCCGCTGCCCGACGTCGTCCTGCGCGTCACGCGCTTCGACCACCACCCGGCCGACGCCGAGGATGCGTGGTCGCGGATCCTCGCCTTCTTCGGCGAGCACCTGGCGCAGCCCGCGGACGCCTGAGGTGGCCGACGGCGGCGCGGACGGCCTGCGTCGCCGCGACCTGCTCCAGGCCGGGCTGGCCGCGGGTGCCGGCCTCGCCCTGGCCGGCATCGACGTCGCCCAGGGCGAGGACGGGACGACCGTGCGTCGCGCCGCGTTCGGCGCGCTGGCCGACGGCGAGGGCTGGGGCGCGGCGTGGGCCTGCCCGGGCGTCGCCAACCTGCGCGTGCGCGGCAGCGCCGGCGTCCTCGAGGCGGGCTCCGACGTCTTCCCGGACGACCCGCGACCCGTCGCGTTCCTCGTCGACTGCCGGGCCCTCGACGCG
The DNA window shown above is from Conexibacter sp. SYSU D00693 and carries:
- a CDS encoding dienelactone hydrolase family protein, which gives rise to MGDTTFAAATGTLGGYVAEPEGDGPFPGVVVVMDALGLSDDIRRQADRLAAAGFLAFAPDLYSGRGLTCVMATLKASRTGKGRAYEDLEAARRWLLDREDCTGRVGIIGFCMGGGFAVQSAPRGLYAAASVNYGELPKDPEDALAGACPVVGSYGARDLTLRGRADRLRKALDRHGIPNDVKEYPGAGHSFMNEVDTPLPDVVLRVTRFDHHPADAEDAWSRILAFFGEHLAQPADA
- a CDS encoding cytochrome P450; its protein translation is MTVAAAPATTSLPRGPRLPVPVQTLAMLARQRPWLERARRRYGSAFRIGIAGLGDVVIVSDPALVKQVFRAPADVLHAGTQSPLRRVLGPNSLLGIDEDQHMQQRKLLLPPFKGQRMKAYESTIADITNAEIDTWPDGVELTMAEPMQRITLRAILQAVFGAQGARMHRLEELIPPWTALGSRLAGLPFLQRYGGPGSPWSRFTVLRAQIDAVLDELIAVAKADPELEQRPDVLALMVQARHEDGSPMSNEEIRDELVTMMAAGHETTAHSLSWAVERLTRHPHVLDRLVAEVDAGGKALREATIREVQRTRPVIAFAGRGVRKPYELDGHLLPVGTRIFLAACLTHYDPALFPRPDVFDPDRFLDVVPDTYSWIPFGGGVRRCIGATFAHMEMDVVLRTLLGRVTLQPTTAPDEPWRFRGVAWAPGHGGRVTVQARRVRERPEPELVAA
- a CDS encoding glycoside hydrolase family 3 C-terminal domain-containing protein, with translation MVVKRVMGAALLAAALLAGGATPAQAQGPGGAAGCPWMDARKTPEQRAGELIGAMTREQKLRATTYSMPPWLTWFGTAGHVDGIPSLCVPTLVLSDAGSGVAGLQVNTTTFPSGVAQAAAWDPGLAKRFGKALGEEAFAKGINVMLAPGMNIARLANGGRNFEYLGEDPVLAGQTAAAIVQGIQSNPVLAQPKHFALNEQETQRNFVNVDVDDRTLHEVYLAPFEAAVKQGGAGSIMCSYNLAFGKHVCESEKLLTGVLRDQWGFDGFVTSDWGATHSTAPSANAGMDLEMHAAPPQYFGSRLGEAIDAGQVSPERLDLMLKHIYVPMFRFGLFDKPAVGQPEAFLSKVDSPAHRALARQMSEQSAVLLKNEDDLLPFVGARQRRIAVVGSAANIVGASGASGGGGSSHGSGVPLPVSPLQGIRRAARSHGDRVTYGATASSGAAAAKRADVAVVVIADTASEGADDRTLDATPGLCVTLVCLPTGEDQNALVRAVAKANPNTVVVVNGGGPISMPWLGSVKSVLHAWFAGTENGNALAALLYGDANPSGRLPQTFPRSLGDMPTTTPEQYPGVGDQVRYTEGLEVGHRHFDAKGIEPLFPFGFGLSYTSFGYRDLRVAPAGDGAKATFTVTNTGKRAGADVAQVYVAFPKALGAPPRQLKGFRKVSLEPGESRTVTVDLDGRAFSFWDSPKQGWTRAKGCYGVHVGSSSRSLPLSGVVPIAGAACTPKALPACKAKRRATTITLRGARGARLRQVAVYVDGRRVRTQRGARRRVRLDLSRRATRTTRVRLVLTTASGRRVTERRTFRACPTTT